A genomic stretch from Rhodomicrobium vannielii ATCC 17100 includes:
- a CDS encoding acyl-CoA dehydrogenase family protein, translating to MADILQLSPEAADYKARLERFMDEHVYPNEAALFETADTQEDRWEPLALMEELKAKARAEGLWNLFLPDSELGAGLSNLDYAPLAEIMGRSHWGPEVFNCNAPDTGNMEVLVRYGTEEQKKRWLKPLLDGKIRSGFAMTEPKVASSDATNIAISIVKDGEDYVINGRKWWTSGAGDKRCKILILMGKTDPDNPDRHRQQSMILVPMDTPGVNKERMLPVFGYLDAPHGHGQLSFHDVRVPQENVILGEGRGFEIAQGRLGPGRIHHCMRTIGRAERALEKMCRRLDARSAFGKRISDQTVWMERIAESRIAIDQARLLTLKAAYMMDTVGNKAAQAEIAMIKVVAPNMACKVIDWAIQAHGGAGVCDDFGLPYDYATIRTLRIADGPDEVHRNHIAKIELRKYRDPGVERHRKQSAD from the coding sequence GTGGCGGACATATTACAACTTTCTCCCGAGGCAGCCGACTACAAGGCGCGGCTCGAACGCTTCATGGACGAGCACGTCTACCCGAACGAGGCGGCGCTGTTCGAGACGGCGGACACGCAGGAAGACCGCTGGGAGCCGCTCGCGCTCATGGAGGAGCTGAAGGCGAAGGCGCGCGCGGAGGGGCTCTGGAACCTGTTCCTGCCGGACAGCGAGCTTGGCGCGGGGCTTTCCAACCTCGACTATGCGCCACTGGCCGAAATCATGGGCCGCTCGCATTGGGGGCCGGAGGTCTTCAACTGCAACGCGCCCGATACCGGCAACATGGAAGTGCTGGTCCGCTACGGTACGGAGGAGCAGAAAAAGCGCTGGCTGAAGCCGCTGCTCGACGGCAAGATCCGCTCCGGTTTCGCGATGACCGAGCCGAAGGTGGCGTCGTCGGATGCGACCAACATCGCGATTTCCATCGTCAAGGACGGCGAGGATTACGTCATCAACGGCCGCAAATGGTGGACTTCCGGCGCGGGCGACAAGCGCTGCAAGATCCTCATCCTGATGGGCAAGACCGACCCGGACAATCCCGACCGCCATCGCCAGCAATCCATGATCCTTGTGCCGATGGACACGCCCGGCGTGAACAAGGAGCGCATGTTGCCGGTGTTCGGCTATCTCGACGCGCCGCACGGCCACGGGCAACTCTCCTTCCACGACGTGCGCGTGCCGCAGGAAAACGTGATTCTCGGCGAAGGGCGCGGCTTCGAGATCGCGCAAGGCCGCCTCGGGCCGGGCCGCATCCACCATTGCATGCGCACCATCGGCCGCGCCGAACGTGCGCTCGAAAAAATGTGCCGCAGGCTCGACGCGCGCTCGGCGTTCGGCAAGCGCATCTCCGATCAGACCGTGTGGATGGAGCGCATCGCGGAAAGCCGCATTGCGATCGATCAGGCGCGGCTGCTCACGCTCAAGGCCGCGTATATGATGGACACGGTCGGCAACAAGGCCGCGCAGGCCGAGATCGCGATGATAAAGGTCGTCGCGCCGAACATGGCGTGCAAGGTGATCGACTGGGCGATCCAGGCGCATGGCGGCGCCGGCGTGTGCGACGATTTCGGCCTGCCCTATGATTACGCGACGATCCGCACGCTTCGCATCGCCGATGGCCCGGACGAGGTGCATCGCAACCACATCGCGAAGATCGAACTGCGGAAATATCGCGATCCCGGCGTCGAGCGGCATCGGAAGCAGTCGGCGGATTGA
- a CDS encoding NUDIX hydrolase produces MQTDELLDLVDENDVVVASRPRSEIYAENLHNFRVINAFLVNAKGEIWTPRRTAHKRIFPLALDMSVGGHVESGETYEQAFARETFEELRIDIAKVSWRLLAYLRPAPGGVRPRQFMKVYEIRGEETPDYNRDDFIESFWLSPREILDRIEAGDAAKGDLSALVKRFYF; encoded by the coding sequence ATGCAAACGGATGAACTTCTCGACCTCGTCGACGAAAACGACGTCGTCGTCGCAAGCAGGCCGCGTTCCGAAATCTATGCGGAAAATCTGCATAACTTTCGGGTGATCAACGCTTTTCTGGTCAACGCCAAGGGCGAGATCTGGACGCCGCGGCGAACCGCGCACAAGCGCATCTTTCCGCTCGCGCTCGACATGAGTGTCGGCGGCCACGTCGAGAGCGGCGAAACCTACGAGCAAGCCTTTGCTCGCGAGACGTTCGAAGAACTCAGGATCGATATTGCGAAAGTTTCGTGGCGGCTTCTCGCTTACCTCAGGCCTGCGCCGGGCGGCGTTCGACCGCGCCAATTCATGAAGGTCTACGAGATACGCGGCGAGGAAACCCCGGATTACAACCGGGACGATTTCATCGAGTCCTTCTGGCTCAGCCCGCGTGAGATTCTTGATCGCATCGAGGCGGGGGACGCCGCGAAGGGCGATCTGTCGGCGCTGGTGAAGCGGTTCTACTTTTAA
- a CDS encoding carotenoid oxygenase family protein has product MQDRVEPPFWMQGNFAPVTEEVTAFDLPVEGAIPPELSGLYVRNGANPRHGQSSHWFLGDGMLHGVAIEGGKAQWYRNRYVRTPIFEGAPRHPLAGLDIRYALSNTSVIAHASRIMALVENALPMEISRELETRGFNDFGGRLATPCTAHPKICPTTGEMHFFGYRVIPPYLTYHVADAAGALIRSVEIPVKAATMIHDFALTARHAIFMDLPVVFDMPTAMAGSTMPFHWSESYGARLGVLPRGGGSESLRWIDIEPCFVYHVANAFEEDDGTIVLDVARYDEHWRDGPKRNAFDTASLTRWRIPPGATRAEETRIDDRSIEFPRIDERRIGVPHKAVYALATDGSLADGVFTELLKYDLTSGRVDARRFDGELPSEFTMVPAAEAAGEDEGWLMGYVYDRASATSDLVILDAGDIGGKPVARIRLPVRVPQGFHGTWIASEPRACGAAAR; this is encoded by the coding sequence ATGCAGGATCGAGTCGAGCCGCCCTTCTGGATGCAGGGCAACTTCGCGCCGGTGACGGAAGAAGTCACCGCGTTTGACTTGCCCGTCGAAGGCGCAATTCCGCCGGAGCTTTCCGGCCTCTACGTGCGAAACGGCGCGAACCCTCGCCACGGCCAATCGAGTCATTGGTTCCTCGGCGACGGCATGCTCCACGGCGTGGCGATCGAGGGCGGCAAGGCACAGTGGTATCGCAACCGCTATGTGCGCACGCCGATCTTCGAGGGCGCGCCGCGCCACCCGCTTGCGGGGCTCGACATTCGCTACGCCCTTTCCAACACGAGCGTGATCGCCCATGCGAGCCGCATCATGGCGCTCGTCGAAAATGCACTGCCGATGGAGATTTCGCGCGAGCTTGAGACGCGGGGCTTCAACGATTTCGGCGGCCGCCTCGCCACGCCATGCACGGCGCATCCCAAGATCTGCCCGACGACCGGCGAAATGCACTTCTTCGGCTATCGCGTGATCCCGCCCTACCTTACCTATCACGTAGCGGATGCGGCGGGCGCGCTCATCCGCAGCGTGGAAATCCCGGTCAAGGCCGCGACCATGATCCACGATTTCGCGCTGACGGCCCGCCACGCGATCTTCATGGACCTGCCGGTGGTGTTCGACATGCCGACGGCCATGGCGGGCAGCACGATGCCGTTTCACTGGAGCGAAAGCTACGGCGCGAGGCTCGGCGTGCTGCCGCGCGGCGGCGGCTCGGAAAGCCTGCGGTGGATCGATATCGAGCCGTGCTTCGTGTATCACGTGGCGAACGCCTTCGAGGAGGATGACGGCACCATCGTTCTCGACGTGGCCCGCTATGACGAGCACTGGCGCGACGGGCCGAAACGAAACGCCTTCGATACCGCCTCGCTCACGCGCTGGCGCATCCCGCCGGGAGCGACCCGCGCCGAGGAAACACGCATTGACGACCGCAGCATCGAGTTTCCCCGCATCGACGAACGCCGCATCGGTGTGCCCCATAAAGCCGTTTACGCGCTGGCAACCGATGGAAGCCTCGCGGACGGCGTTTTCACCGAGCTTCTGAAGTACGACCTGACAAGCGGCCGCGTCGATGCGAGGCGCTTCGATGGCGAACTGCCGAGTGAGTTTACCATGGTGCCGGCGGCAGAGGCGGCGGGCGAGGACGAAGGTTGGCTGATGGGCTATGTCTACGACCGCGCGAGCGCCACGAGCGACCTCGTCATCCTCGACGCGGGCGACATCGGCGGCAAGCCTGTCGCGCGAATTCGCCTCCCCGTCCGAGTGCCGCAGGGCTTCCACGGCACGTGGATCGCATCGGAGCCTCGGGCGTGCGGCGCGGCCGCACGTTAG
- a CDS encoding EipA family protein has product MTFRHKFAVAAFFAIMPASGNAAQNCDGRAFSQQIDQTAHALRTLNRDSEARFQDRLVAIAKAKGWSEGERADHAAAAMDDTKLESFNSDIEDLVGQLDTLNATPKNEISCDRLTELKAINDKLIGVMRQKAGFILAQLEAEAGKPAPNPYKIAGAGKGDALPREGALPQTNSATPIAPDPAQTVEAAGANSLVLPDSAASTDVPWSANVSQALRNPQPQQQARPAATTATTVAPHPNAPMSLKPAPKPEEKVAALTPRDTLPPVTVTSPPPSTYVPPLPAPVYSVQEIRDAGRGVFGSVTSELAAVMNYAFQKFGQPNAYIVGDEGGGAFLAGLRYGDGRLFSRVNGVETGPTKIYWQGPSIGADIGATGSRALFLVYNLDSPHTLYRRFPGLDGSAYVAGGVGLTVYKNGDTLIVPIRTGLGLRIGASVAYLKFTERASLNPF; this is encoded by the coding sequence ATGACTTTCAGACATAAATTTGCAGTTGCCGCATTTTTTGCAATCATGCCTGCTTCGGGCAATGCCGCGCAGAATTGCGACGGTCGCGCCTTCAGTCAGCAGATCGATCAGACGGCGCACGCACTCCGCACGCTCAACCGTGACAGCGAGGCGCGGTTCCAGGATCGCTTGGTTGCCATCGCCAAGGCGAAGGGCTGGAGCGAAGGCGAGCGAGCCGATCACGCAGCCGCCGCGATGGATGACACCAAGCTCGAGTCCTTTAATTCCGATATCGAAGATCTGGTCGGCCAACTCGACACGCTCAACGCCACGCCGAAGAACGAAATCTCGTGCGACCGGCTCACCGAGCTCAAGGCTATCAACGACAAGCTCATCGGAGTGATGCGGCAGAAGGCCGGTTTCATCCTCGCGCAGCTCGAAGCCGAGGCTGGAAAGCCCGCACCGAACCCGTACAAGATCGCGGGAGCCGGCAAGGGCGACGCCTTGCCAAGGGAAGGTGCGTTGCCGCAAACCAATTCAGCGACGCCCATCGCGCCCGATCCGGCGCAAACCGTCGAAGCGGCCGGCGCCAATTCGCTTGTGCTGCCTGACAGCGCCGCCTCGACGGACGTGCCGTGGTCGGCCAACGTCTCCCAAGCGCTGCGCAATCCGCAGCCGCAACAGCAGGCACGCCCCGCCGCCACAACAGCGACGACGGTTGCGCCGCATCCCAACGCGCCGATGTCGCTGAAGCCCGCGCCGAAGCCGGAAGAGAAGGTCGCTGCGCTCACGCCTCGCGACACGCTTCCGCCCGTGACGGTCACGTCGCCGCCGCCATCGACTTACGTGCCGCCGCTGCCAGCTCCCGTTTACTCGGTTCAGGAGATCCGTGATGCGGGTCGAGGTGTGTTCGGTTCGGTCACGTCCGAACTGGCCGCCGTCATGAACTACGCGTTCCAGAAGTTCGGTCAGCCGAACGCCTATATCGTCGGCGACGAGGGCGGTGGTGCGTTCCTCGCCGGGTTGCGCTACGGCGACGGCAGGCTCTTCTCGCGCGTAAACGGCGTTGAAACCGGCCCGACCAAAATCTACTGGCAGGGTCCGTCAATCGGCGCGGACATCGGCGCGACTGGATCGCGCGCGCTCTTTCTCGTCTATAATCTGGATAGCCCGCATACGCTCTACCGCCGGTTCCCCGGCTTGGACGGCTCAGCCTATGTCGCGGGCGGTGTCGGGCTGACGGTCTACAAGAATGGCGACACGCTCATCGTGCCGATCCGCACCGGACTTGGCCTCAGGATCGGCGCCAGCGTCGCTTATCTCAAGTTCACGGAGCGCGCCAGCCTGAACCCCTTCTGA
- a CDS encoding multidrug effflux MFS transporter — translation MLVKSDDAAQPQATRFPLSTPEFVTLIALLTALTALSIDIMLPALPKIASALGATTDNEQQLVLSVYFAGFAIGQFLFGPLSDSYGRRNPLLFGLALYTIGTVLAVTATSFAMLLFARAFQGFGAAAPRIVAIAVVRDRFAGREMARIMSFVTMVFVVVPILAPTLGEAIVQFSDWHIIFWVLLGMGLLATLWSGLRLPETFHQSDRLPFTARNIWAACAAVATTRQTAGYAVALGFSFGLLFSYIITSQQIFVDVYGLGAEFPIAFGLIAAFLAAASIINAKLVRRVGMRGVSHRAILGGLAVCGVMAAFGFPDKPPLWAFGTFMAAVFLCFGLMSANFNSLAMEPMGHIAGTASSLIGFYTTVAAAVLGTIVGQSFDGSVRPLCIGISVMFAATLATVLVTERGRLMKHCDAPEVKVKAA, via the coding sequence ATGCTTGTAAAGTCCGACGACGCCGCCCAGCCCCAGGCGACCCGCTTTCCCCTGTCCACGCCGGAATTCGTGACCCTCATCGCGTTGTTGACCGCGCTGACGGCGCTTTCCATCGACATCATGTTGCCAGCGCTGCCAAAGATCGCCAGTGCGCTGGGCGCGACGACGGATAACGAGCAGCAGCTTGTGCTGAGCGTCTACTTCGCGGGCTTCGCCATCGGGCAATTTCTATTCGGGCCGCTTTCGGATTCTTACGGGCGGCGCAACCCGCTGTTGTTCGGGCTCGCGCTCTACACCATCGGAACGGTGCTGGCGGTTACGGCGACATCCTTTGCAATGCTCCTTTTCGCGCGCGCCTTTCAGGGCTTCGGCGCGGCGGCTCCCCGGATCGTTGCCATTGCCGTGGTGCGCGACCGTTTTGCCGGGCGCGAGATGGCGCGCATCATGTCGTTCGTGACGATGGTATTCGTGGTCGTGCCGATCCTTGCGCCGACGCTCGGCGAAGCGATTGTCCAGTTTTCAGACTGGCACATCATCTTCTGGGTGCTGCTTGGCATGGGGCTTCTGGCAACGCTCTGGTCCGGCCTGCGCCTGCCCGAGACGTTCCACCAAAGCGACCGTCTGCCGTTCACCGCCCGAAACATCTGGGCGGCGTGTGCGGCGGTCGCGACCACCAGACAAACCGCCGGTTACGCCGTCGCGCTCGGCTTTTCATTCGGCCTGCTGTTCTCCTACATCATCACGTCGCAGCAAATCTTCGTCGATGTGTACGGACTCGGAGCGGAGTTTCCGATTGCCTTCGGCCTAATCGCGGCATTCCTCGCGGCTGCCTCGATCATCAACGCAAAGCTTGTGCGGAGGGTGGGCATGCGCGGCGTCTCCCATCGTGCGATCCTCGGCGGGCTGGCGGTCTGCGGCGTGATGGCGGCGTTCGGCTTTCCCGACAAGCCTCCGCTCTGGGCGTTCGGCACCTTCATGGCGGCGGTTTTTCTGTGTTTCGGCCTGATGTCGGCGAATTTCAACTCCCTCGCCATGGAGCCAATGGGGCATATCGCGGGCACCGCTTCATCGCTCATCGGCTTCTACACCACCGTTGCGGCGGCAGTGCTCGGCACCATCGTGGGGCAATCCTTCGACGGGTCGGTGCGTCCACTTTGCATAGGCATCAGCGTGATGTTCGCCGCGACGCTTGCTACGGTGCTGGTGACGGAGCGCGGCCGCCTCATGAAGCACTGCGACGCGCCCGAGGTGAAAGTGAAGGCGGCTTAG
- the ffh gene encoding signal recognition particle protein, with amino-acid sequence MFDSLSDRLSGIFDKLTRRGALTDSDVSEAMREVRRALIEADVALDVVKSFTDRVKEKAVGQEVVRSVTPGQMVVKIVHDELVRTLGAEAEPIDLQSVPPVPIMMVGLQGSGKTTTTAKIAKRLTERDKRKVLMASLDTRRPAAQEQLEVLGKQTGVDTLPIIKGQTPQQIATRAIQAAKLGGYDVVILDTAGRLHIDDELMRETEQVRDIAQPHETLLVADSLTGQDAVNLARTFDQRIGITGIVLTRIDGDGRGGAALSMRAVTGKPIKLLGTGEKLDGLEDFHPERVAGRILGMGDVVSLVERAAENIDQEKAQAMAKKLAKGQFDLQDLSDQFRQMQKIGGMSGVLGMLPGIGKMKKQLDAANLDDKLLKRQTAIISSMTTQERRNPKVLQASRKRRIAAGSGTTVQEVNQLLKMHRQMADMMKVVGKGKGGLAKLFGIGGKMPEPTPEMIEAAKAGKMQLPPGMKLPGVLGGGGGLPGLPGMPGGGRFGGLPGLPGKKK; translated from the coding sequence ATGTTCGACTCCCTATCCGACCGCCTTTCAGGCATCTTCGACAAGCTTACCCGACGCGGCGCGCTGACCGACAGCGATGTTTCGGAAGCTATGCGCGAAGTTCGCCGGGCGCTGATCGAGGCGGACGTGGCGCTGGACGTGGTGAAAAGCTTCACCGACCGCGTTAAGGAAAAGGCCGTCGGTCAGGAAGTCGTCCGCTCGGTGACGCCTGGCCAGATGGTCGTCAAGATCGTGCATGACGAACTCGTGCGCACGCTCGGCGCGGAAGCCGAACCCATCGACCTCCAGTCGGTGCCACCGGTGCCGATCATGATGGTCGGCCTGCAAGGCTCCGGCAAAACCACCACCACGGCGAAGATCGCGAAGCGCCTCACCGAACGCGACAAGCGCAAGGTTCTGATGGCCTCGCTCGACACGCGCCGCCCCGCCGCGCAGGAGCAGCTCGAAGTTCTCGGCAAGCAAACCGGCGTCGACACGCTCCCCATCATCAAGGGCCAGACGCCGCAGCAAATCGCGACGCGGGCCATTCAGGCGGCCAAACTCGGCGGCTATGACGTCGTCATCCTCGACACCGCCGGTCGCCTTCATATCGACGACGAACTGATGCGCGAGACGGAGCAGGTTCGCGACATCGCGCAGCCGCACGAAACGCTGCTTGTCGCCGACAGCCTTACCGGTCAGGACGCGGTGAACCTCGCGCGCACCTTCGACCAGCGCATCGGCATCACTGGCATCGTGCTGACCCGCATCGACGGCGACGGGCGCGGCGGCGCTGCGCTCTCCATGCGCGCCGTCACGGGCAAGCCGATCAAGCTGCTCGGCACCGGCGAAAAGCTGGACGGCCTCGAAGACTTCCACCCCGAGCGCGTCGCGGGCCGCATCCTCGGCATGGGCGACGTGGTTAGCCTCGTCGAGCGCGCCGCCGAAAACATCGATCAGGAAAAAGCGCAGGCCATGGCGAAGAAGCTCGCCAAGGGCCAATTCGACCTGCAAGACCTCTCCGACCAGTTCCGCCAGATGCAGAAGATCGGCGGCATGTCGGGCGTGCTGGGCATGCTGCCCGGCATCGGCAAGATGAAGAAGCAGCTGGACGCCGCCAACCTCGACGACAAGCTGCTGAAGAGGCAGACCGCAATCATCTCCTCCATGACGACACAGGAGCGCCGCAACCCGAAAGTGCTGCAAGCGAGCCGCAAGCGCCGCATCGCAGCCGGGTCCGGCACCACCGTGCAGGAGGTGAACCAGCTTCTCAAGATGCACCGGCAGATGGCCGACATGATGAAGGTCGTCGGCAAGGGCAAGGGCGGACTTGCGAAGCTGTTCGGCATCGGCGGAAAGATGCCGGAACCCACGCCCGAGATGATTGAAGCAGCGAAGGCGGGCAAGATGCAGCTCCCGCCGGGCATGAAGCTGCCGGGAGTTCTCGGAGGTGGCGGCGGTTTGCCGGGCCTTCCGGGTATGCCGGGCGGCGGACGTTTCGGCGGCCTTCCGGGCCTGCCAGGGAAAAAGAAATGA
- the rpsP gene encoding 30S ribosomal protein S16 has product MPLKIRLSRGGAKKRPYYRIVVAEATAPRDGRFIEKLGTYNPLLPKDHTDRVTLLEDRVKHWLSVGAQPTDRVLRFLDARGLAKRPERNNPNKGEPGTKAVERAEERRKKAEETSEAA; this is encoded by the coding sequence ATGCCCCTGAAGATCAGACTGTCCCGCGGCGGCGCGAAGAAGCGCCCGTACTACCGCATCGTCGTCGCTGAAGCGACTGCACCGCGCGATGGCCGCTTCATCGAGAAGCTCGGCACCTACAATCCGCTGCTTCCGAAGGATCACACGGACCGCGTGACGCTTCTTGAAGACCGCGTGAAGCATTGGCTCTCAGTTGGCGCGCAGCCCACCGATCGCGTGCTCCGCTTCCTCGACGCGCGCGGCCTTGCGAAGCGCCCCGAGCGCAACAACCCGAATAAGGGCGAGCCGGGCACAAAGGCCGTCGAGCGCGCCGAAGAGCGTCGCAAGAAGGCCGAAGAGACAAGCGAAGCCGCGTAA
- the rimM gene encoding ribosome maturation factor RimM (Essential for efficient processing of 16S rRNA) produces the protein MTEDKVLLGRIGGAHGLRGEVKIATFTAAPEDITAYGPLSSADGTRTFVITGMRAASPGSVIARLKGVADRTQAEALNGIELYVPRDSLPPPEEDDEFYYSDLIGLAAVSPEGAAVGKVIGVHNFGAGDLIEVRFGDERQPVLIPFDNAHVPHVDLGAGRVTVIRPAFEGADASERGAKSADGASGTDDETPE, from the coding sequence ATGACGGAAGATAAGGTTCTGCTCGGCCGCATCGGCGGCGCGCATGGCTTGCGCGGCGAAGTGAAAATCGCGACCTTCACCGCCGCGCCGGAAGACATCACGGCTTACGGGCCGCTTTCGAGCGCCGACGGCACGCGCACCTTCGTCATCACCGGCATGCGCGCCGCCTCCCCCGGCTCCGTCATCGCGCGGCTCAAAGGCGTTGCCGACCGCACGCAGGCCGAGGCGCTGAACGGCATCGAGCTTTACGTCCCCCGCGATTCGCTGCCGCCGCCGGAGGAAGATGACGAGTTTTACTATTCCGACCTCATCGGTCTTGCCGCCGTGTCGCCGGAAGGCGCGGCCGTTGGCAAGGTCATCGGCGTGCACAATTTCGGCGCGGGCGACCTCATCGAAGTGCGCTTCGGCGACGAGCGCCAGCCGGTGCTGATCCCCTTTGACAACGCGCATGTGCCGCATGTCGATCTCGGCGCGGGCCGCGTGACGGTGATCCGTCCGGCCTTTGAGGGCGCGGACGCGAGCGAGCGCGGCGCGAAGAGCGCGGACGGCGCCAGCGGAACGGATGACGAGACGCCCGAATGA
- a CDS encoding metallophosphoesterase family protein: protein MTVLGLISDTHGLLRPEAAAALEGVDAILHAGDVGRPDVLAALRAVAPVFAVRGNVDGGELAALPLDTVASVEGIDIYMLHILRNIAIDPAAAGMAVVVSGHTHKPLIEEKDGVLYVNPGSAGPRRFALPVSVGFLRLASGQRPEAWLKMLDV from the coding sequence ATGACCGTCCTCGGCCTCATCTCCGACACGCACGGCTTGCTTAGGCCCGAAGCGGCGGCGGCGCTTGAGGGCGTGGACGCGATCCTTCATGCGGGCGATGTCGGGCGGCCGGACGTTCTCGCGGCGCTCCGGGCCGTTGCACCCGTGTTCGCGGTGCGCGGCAATGTTGACGGTGGCGAACTCGCCGCACTGCCGCTCGATACGGTTGCGAGCGTCGAAGGCATCGATATCTACATGCTGCACATCCTGCGCAATATCGCGATCGACCCGGCGGCCGCGGGCATGGCGGTGGTGGTTTCCGGGCATACGCACAAGCCGCTGATCGAGGAGAAGGACGGCGTGCTGTATGTGAATCCCGGCAGCGCTGGGCCGCGTCGCTTCGCACTGCCTGTGTCGGTGGGGTTCCTGCGGCTGGCGAGCGGGCAGCGGCCCGAAGCCTGGCTCAAGATGCTGGATGTTTGA
- the trmD gene encoding tRNA (guanosine(37)-N1)-methyltransferase TrmD, with amino-acid sequence MTWHASILTLFPEMFPGPLGLSLSGRALADGLWRLSTRNIRDFATDKHRSVDDTPAGGGAGMVLRADVAAAAIDAASADAPDLPRIYLSPRGAPLTQARARTLAAGPGALLFCGRFEGLDQRAIDARQLEEISIGDYVLSGGELAAMVLLDACVRLLPGVIGAEASLGEESHENGLLEYPHYTRPRVFEGREIPDVLLSGDHARIARWRREQSEALTGVRRPDLAARLKRD; translated from the coding sequence ATGACGTGGCATGCCAGCATACTGACGCTTTTCCCCGAGATGTTTCCCGGTCCGCTCGGCCTGAGCCTGTCCGGGCGCGCGCTTGCAGATGGCCTGTGGCGGCTCTCGACGCGCAACATCCGTGATTTCGCGACCGACAAGCATCGCTCGGTGGACGATACGCCTGCGGGCGGCGGCGCTGGCATGGTGCTTCGCGCGGATGTGGCGGCGGCGGCTATCGATGCGGCAAGCGCCGACGCGCCGGACCTGCCGCGCATCTATCTTTCGCCGCGCGGCGCGCCGCTGACGCAGGCCCGCGCCCGTACGCTTGCCGCAGGGCCGGGGGCGCTGCTATTCTGCGGCCGCTTCGAGGGCCTCGACCAGCGCGCGATTGACGCGCGCCAGCTCGAAGAAATCTCCATCGGCGATTATGTGCTGTCGGGCGGCGAACTTGCCGCGATGGTGCTTCTCGACGCTTGCGTGCGGCTCCTGCCGGGCGTGATTGGCGCTGAGGCGTCGCTCGGCGAGGAAAGCCACGAGAACGGCCTCCTTGAATACCCGCATTACACAAGGCCGCGCGTTTTCGAGGGGCGCGAAATTCCTGACGTGCTGCTATCCGGCGATCATGCCCGCATCGCGCGGTGGCGGCGCGAACAGTCGGAGGCCTTGACGGGCGTCCGCCGACCGGACCTCGCGGCGCGCCTCAAGCGCGACTGA
- a CDS encoding acetate/propionate family kinase yields MLTLNAGSSSLKFALFDVQGGGIDEAFRGQVEGLHGEAAEFSVKAAPGSGMPSFAPRPTVSASHVAALHEVLDFVHQFGGGRKIVGVGHRIVHGGTQFTKPIRVYEDELLEMRTLIPLAPLHQTHNIRCILAARKVFPEAVQVACFDTAFHRTHNWENDTFGLPPEYYDSGVRRYGFHGLSYEHLVDELRGFAPDIAEGRVIMAHLGNGASMCAMKDGRSISSTMSFTPLDGLAMGTRCGQIDAGVVLHLLTDRRMSVDAVSQLLHRGSGLKGMSGFSHDVRDLEKADTPGSRAALTYFVHRARYEIGALTALLGGLDALVFSGGIGEHAADLRERICAGFEWLGLSLDAERNARTDRLLSADASRVKVFVVAANEEKTIAQHTLSFLPALQESRYSAP; encoded by the coding sequence ATGCTCACCCTCAATGCGGGGTCTTCGTCGTTGAAGTTCGCGCTTTTCGACGTCCAGGGGGGCGGGATTGACGAAGCGTTTCGCGGGCAGGTCGAAGGACTGCACGGCGAAGCGGCGGAATTTTCAGTAAAGGCCGCGCCGGGTTCCGGCATGCCGAGCTTTGCGCCAAGGCCGACTGTTTCCGCGTCGCACGTGGCCGCGCTGCATGAAGTGCTCGATTTCGTGCACCAGTTTGGCGGGGGCCGGAAGATCGTCGGCGTGGGCCACCGCATCGTGCATGGCGGGACTCAGTTCACGAAGCCCATTCGCGTGTACGAAGACGAACTCCTGGAAATGCGCACGCTCATTCCGCTGGCGCCGCTGCATCAAACGCACAACATCCGCTGCATTCTCGCCGCGCGGAAGGTGTTTCCCGAAGCCGTGCAGGTTGCCTGCTTCGACACCGCCTTTCACCGCACGCATAATTGGGAGAACGATACCTTCGGTCTGCCGCCGGAATATTACGACTCCGGCGTGCGCCGCTACGGCTTTCACGGTCTTTCCTATGAGCACCTCGTGGACGAGCTTCGCGGCTTCGCGCCCGATATCGCGGAGGGGCGCGTTATCATGGCCCATCTCGGCAACGGCGCGTCGATGTGCGCGATGAAGGACGGGCGGAGCATCAGTTCGACCATGAGCTTCACGCCGCTTGACGGCCTTGCGATGGGAACGCGCTGCGGTCAGATCGACGCCGGTGTGGTGCTGCATCTCCTGACCGACCGCCGTATGAGTGTCGACGCGGTGTCGCAGCTTCTCCATCGCGGCTCGGGGCTCAAGGGGATGTCGGGCTTCTCGCACGACGTGCGCGACCTCGAAAAGGCGGACACACCCGGCTCGCGCGCCGCGCTCACCTATTTCGTGCATCGCGCTCGCTACGAAATCGGCGCACTCACCGCGCTTCTTGGCGGGCTGGACGCGCTCGTGTTTTCGGGCGGCATCGGCGAACACGCCGCTGATCTTCGCGAGCGGATTTGCGCCGGTTTCGAGTGGCTCGGCCTGTCGCTGGACGCGGAGCGCAACGCTCGGACCGATAGGCTTCTCAGCGCGGATGCGTCGCGCGTGAAGGTTTTTGTGGTGGCCGCGAACGAGGAAAAGACCATCGCGCAGCATACGCTTTCGTTCCTGCCGGCGTTGCAGGAGAGCCGCTACAGCGCACCATGA